From the Desulfovibrio sp. JY genome, one window contains:
- a CDS encoding NTP transferase domain-containing protein — translation MTTDTTFPDTCACILAGGLSSRMGAGFKPLLTLGDRTALALLADTFRRTGITDIIVATGHRGIEVTAEATRIGIRSVYNPEYETGMFSTVKTALAAVPEHCRRICLTPVDIPLFRPATIARLVTRLGEPDAPPVVYPVFSGERGHPPCLDARVIPTVMAHVGNGGLRQALASFPFEEVPVADANILADMDTPEDYAVLRSLADRRDIPTPAEAEALLAIEKVPPQGLAHARGVAAVAEALGRALNAAGSDLDIPLIKASALLHDVAKGQPHHEAAGGRLLASLGFDAAAAIVAAHRDSDLPPDAPITEREVVYIADKFVFGRWLVPVAGRFQQKLDLFAGNADATAAITRRRENALRVLARIETAVGQPAEAIIDAAGFRPGPPPAQAYAAAAARRAPASASGPTSPRH, via the coding sequence ATGACCACCGACACGACCTTTCCCGACACCTGCGCCTGCATCCTGGCCGGGGGGCTTTCCTCGCGCATGGGCGCGGGGTTCAAGCCCCTGCTTACGCTTGGCGACCGGACCGCGCTGGCCCTTTTGGCCGACACGTTCCGCCGGACGGGGATCACCGACATCATCGTGGCGACCGGGCACCGGGGAATCGAGGTAACGGCCGAAGCGACACGCATCGGCATACGAAGCGTATACAATCCGGAGTACGAAACCGGCATGTTTTCCACCGTCAAGACGGCCCTTGCCGCCGTGCCGGAGCACTGCCGCCGCATCTGCCTGACGCCGGTCGATATCCCCCTGTTCCGGCCGGCCACGATTGCCCGGCTCGTGACGCGCCTTGGCGAGCCGGACGCCCCGCCGGTCGTCTATCCGGTCTTTTCCGGCGAGCGCGGCCATCCGCCCTGCCTGGACGCCCGCGTCATCCCCACGGTCATGGCCCACGTCGGCAACGGCGGCCTGCGCCAGGCCCTGGCCTCTTTCCCTTTCGAGGAAGTGCCGGTCGCCGACGCCAACATCCTGGCCGACATGGACACCCCCGAGGACTACGCCGTGCTGCGCTCCCTGGCCGATCGCCGGGACATCCCCACACCGGCCGAGGCCGAGGCGCTTTTGGCCATCGAAAAGGTCCCGCCCCAGGGACTGGCCCATGCCCGGGGCGTGGCCGCCGTGGCCGAGGCCCTCGGCCGGGCGCTCAATGCCGCCGGGTCCGACCTCGACATTCCCCTTATAAAGGCCTCGGCGCTCCTGCACGACGTGGCCAAGGGACAGCCACACCATGAAGCCGCCGGCGGCAGGCTGCTGGCCTCCCTCGGTTTCGACGCCGCCGCCGCCATCGTCGCCGCCCACCGCGACAGCGACCTGCCGCCGGACGCGCCCATAACCGAACGCGAAGTCGTCTACATCGCCGACAAGTTCGTCTTCGGCCGCTGGCTGGTGCCGGTCGCCGGACGTTTTCAGCAAAAGCTCGACCTCTTTGCCGGCAATGCCGACGCCACCGCCGCCATTACCCGCCGCCGGGAAAACGCCTTGCGCGTGCTCGCCCGCATCGAAACCGCCGTGGGACAGCCCGCCGAAGCGATCATCGATGCGGCCGGCTTCCGTCCCGGCCCGCCCCCGGCCCAGGCCTATGCCGCCGCGGCCGCCCGCCGCGCGCCCGCGAGCGCTTCGGGTCCCACCTCCCCGAGGCATTGA
- a CDS encoding sigma 54-interacting transcriptional regulator — translation MDAVGFDVLRRAVASCGLASDTGRGLDVLLSRFLDALTDLPALHHAAVVLADAESRPAIRARLGVPDVGMVLAAALERGPGARTARVLRAGATPLVADADGNVAATREEAAMLAAPILAGAWREEGAPQGWFFVDGLLGRDAPLADDLRLLTLLADLLGRMADMAATAAGRTLDMAREVAFLRSKVSLRHQHVFSSGTSQALEVLRGAVTRAAVSKAPIALRGEPGSGRGVLGRLIHELSPRAVHPFAVFNAASADKPMERLFGSARSLGPAVKPTVAGPGLIEEADGGTLLIREAHRLPPDVCERLARFCTAGRMARLGGARERRVDTRLFFAVPVGGLNQELAAALSPEVIVVPSLRERREDIPALLDDLMAREVARGGRRLTLTPKALKALEGYDWPGNIREMEGLVARLAVTAPEDRIDIADIPPEMLAEGDRPPVLPEDAAELRDMERQQVLNALTRHGWVQSRAARELGLTLRQIGYRIRKYGLTKEEADV, via the coding sequence ATGGACGCCGTAGGTTTCGACGTGCTGCGCCGGGCCGTGGCCAGTTGCGGGCTGGCTTCGGATACCGGACGCGGCCTGGACGTGCTGCTGTCGCGTTTTCTCGACGCGCTGACCGATCTGCCGGCGTTGCATCATGCCGCCGTGGTGCTGGCCGATGCCGAAAGCCGGCCGGCCATCCGGGCCAGACTCGGCGTGCCCGATGTGGGCATGGTGCTGGCCGCCGCCCTGGAGCGGGGACCGGGGGCCCGCACGGCCCGGGTTCTTCGGGCCGGAGCCACGCCGCTCGTGGCCGACGCCGACGGCAATGTCGCGGCGACGCGGGAGGAAGCGGCCATGCTGGCCGCGCCCATCCTGGCCGGCGCCTGGCGGGAGGAAGGCGCGCCCCAGGGCTGGTTTTTCGTCGACGGCCTGCTTGGCCGCGATGCCCCGCTGGCCGACGATCTGCGCCTGCTGACGCTTCTCGCCGACCTCCTCGGCCGCATGGCCGACATGGCCGCCACGGCCGCCGGCCGTACCCTGGACATGGCCCGGGAAGTGGCCTTTTTGCGCTCCAAGGTGTCCTTGCGCCACCAGCATGTGTTTTCAAGCGGCACGAGCCAGGCCCTGGAAGTGCTGCGCGGCGCGGTGACCCGGGCCGCCGTGTCCAAGGCCCCCATCGCCCTTCGCGGCGAACCCGGCTCGGGACGCGGGGTTCTGGGCCGCCTCATCCACGAACTTTCTCCCCGGGCCGTGCATCCCTTTGCCGTCTTCAACGCCGCCAGCGCCGACAAGCCCATGGAACGCCTGTTCGGCAGCGCCCGATCCCTTGGGCCCGCGGTCAAGCCCACTGTCGCCGGCCCCGGCCTGATCGAGGAAGCCGACGGCGGCACGCTGCTGATCCGGGAGGCCCACCGCCTGCCGCCGGACGTGTGCGAACGGCTCGCCCGTTTTTGCACGGCCGGACGCATGGCCCGCCTGGGCGGGGCCCGGGAACGCCGCGTGGACACTCGCCTTTTTTTCGCCGTGCCCGTCGGCGGCCTGAACCAGGAACTGGCAGCCGCCCTGTCGCCGGAGGTCATCGTCGTGCCGAGCCTGCGGGAGCGCCGGGAAGACATCCCCGCCCTGCTCGATGACCTGATGGCCCGGGAAGTGGCCCGGGGCGGACGCCGCCTGACGCTGACGCCCAAGGCCCTCAAAGCCCTGGAAGGCTACGACTGGCCCGGCAACATCCGGGAGATGGAAGGGCTCGTGGCCCGTCTGGCCGTGACCGCGCCCGAAGACCGCATCGACATCGCCGACATCCCGCCCGAAATGCTGGCCGAGGGCGACCGGCCGCCGGTGCTGCCCGAGGACGCGGCCGAACTGCGCGACATGGAGCGCCAGCAGGTCTTAAACGCCCTGACGCGCCACGGCTGGGTGCAGTCCCGGGCCGCCCGCGAACTCGGCCTCACCCTGCGCCAGATCGGCTACCGTATCCGCAAATACGGCCTCACCAAAGAAGAGGCGGATGTATAA
- a CDS encoding helix-turn-helix transcriptional regulator, protein MSEKIGPNKPDRYVQPSILMALLDGKSYGYELLQHIGEYGFLKGDAAPGMIYRHLRQMEEEGLVSSQWDATGTGPAKRVYAVTPEGREVLEAWVAYMERQAKALLAFVGRYNEKSAS, encoded by the coding sequence ATGTCGGAGAAGATTGGGCCAAACAAGCCCGACCGGTATGTGCAGCCATCGATTCTCATGGCCCTGCTTGATGGAAAATCCTATGGTTACGAGCTGTTGCAGCATATCGGAGAATACGGTTTCCTCAAAGGGGACGCCGCGCCGGGCATGATCTACCGGCATTTGCGGCAGATGGAGGAGGAAGGGTTGGTGTCGTCGCAATGGGACGCCACGGGCACGGGGCCGGCCAAGCGGGTCTATGCCGTGACGCCGGAAGGGCGCGAGGTGCTGGAGGCCTGGGTGGCCTACATGGAGCGGCAGGCCAAAGCTCTTTTGGCCTTTGTCGGGCGCTACAACGAGAAAAGCGCGTCCTGA
- a CDS encoding uridine kinase, with protein sequence MSKLIKETQEGGRLHIDSPLMGESLVSRKLLSGQNRGEVFRMHPDVNVLKIGGQSIMDRGAKALLPILDVLLTAKEKHKMILMTGGGTRARHIYNIGLELGMPTGVLSKLGDKVASQNAEILSVLLSKHGGVRIGHGDHLEQLTMFCQLGYLPITPGIPPYGFFEHPAEEGMIPPHRTDCGAFLLAENIGAKSLIYLKDEKGLYSGDPKKAKDGEKLEYYGRLTVDELIALDLDDLIVERPVLRFLKHAKCIKQFQIIDALRHPEHILAALDGEQVGTVIYKED encoded by the coding sequence ATGAGCAAGCTGATCAAGGAAACGCAGGAAGGTGGACGGTTGCACATCGACTCGCCGCTGATGGGGGAGTCGCTGGTCAGCCGCAAGCTGCTGTCCGGCCAGAACCGGGGTGAGGTGTTTCGCATGCACCCCGACGTCAACGTGCTGAAAATCGGCGGCCAGTCCATCATGGACCGGGGGGCCAAGGCCCTGCTGCCCATCCTGGACGTACTGCTTACGGCCAAGGAAAAGCACAAGATGATCCTCATGACCGGCGGCGGCACCCGGGCGCGGCACATCTACAATATCGGGCTGGAGCTCGGCATGCCCACGGGCGTGCTCTCCAAGCTCGGGGACAAGGTGGCCTCCCAGAACGCCGAGATCCTGTCCGTGCTGCTGTCCAAGCACGGCGGGGTGCGCATCGGCCACGGCGACCACCTGGAACAGCTGACCATGTTCTGCCAGCTCGGGTACCTGCCCATCACCCCCGGCATTCCGCCCTACGGGTTCTTCGAGCATCCGGCCGAGGAAGGGATGATCCCGCCCCACCGCACGGACTGCGGGGCGTTTCTTTTGGCCGAGAACATCGGAGCGAAGTCCCTGATCTATCTCAAGGACGAGAAGGGGCTCTACAGCGGCGATCCCAAGAAGGCCAAGGACGGGGAGAAGCTCGAATACTACGGCCGGCTGACCGTGGACGAACTGATCGCCCTGGATCTCGACGACCTGATCGTGGAGCGCCCGGTGCTGCGTTTCCTCAAGCACGCCAAGTGCATCAAGCAGTTCCAGATCATCGACGCCCTGCGTCATCCGGAGCATATCCTGGCGGCCCTCGACGGCGAGCAGGTCGGTACGGTGATCTACAAGGAAGACTAG
- a CDS encoding 4Fe-4S binding protein: protein MSQRFSPSFWSRIPQWFFFLASLYVGWRFILFCRYAVGAGPEAARPAGVEGFLPISALLGARHALATGTWDPVHPAGLTIFLAALAMAFFFRKAFCGHVCPVGFVITRLGRLGQRLGLARSLPGWLEAMLRAPKYLLLAFFLFTSFFGMDAASIEQFVRSSYNLTADARMLLFFLHPGMIALIVLGCLFVLGVVFRGSFCRWLCPYGALLGLLAKIGPTSLVRDPERCTGCGRCRKVCPMDLPITAGPRPMECSGCASCVIACPQKASAVRFGFLGRPAPWWLTAAGACGVFALAYVAAHMAGTWRTRLPGDMLARLYAMTLGG from the coding sequence ATGTCACAGCGTTTTTCCCCGTCGTTTTGGTCCCGTATTCCCCAGTGGTTCTTTTTCCTGGCCAGCCTGTACGTGGGCTGGCGCTTCATCCTTTTTTGTCGCTACGCCGTGGGAGCCGGCCCCGAGGCGGCGCGCCCGGCCGGGGTGGAGGGCTTTTTGCCCATAAGCGCGCTTCTCGGCGCGCGCCACGCCCTGGCGACCGGCACCTGGGACCCGGTGCATCCGGCCGGGTTGACCATCTTTCTGGCCGCCCTGGCCATGGCCTTTTTCTTTCGCAAGGCCTTTTGCGGCCACGTCTGCCCGGTGGGCTTCGTCATTACCCGGCTGGGGCGGCTCGGCCAGCGACTGGGGTTGGCCCGGTCGCTGCCGGGATGGCTCGAGGCCATGCTTCGCGCGCCCAAGTACCTGCTTTTGGCCTTTTTTCTCTTTACGAGCTTTTTCGGCATGGACGCGGCGTCCATCGAACAGTTCGTGCGCTCGTCCTACAACCTCACGGCCGATGCCAGGATGCTGCTCTTCTTCCTGCATCCGGGCATGATCGCCCTGATCGTGCTGGGCTGCCTGTTCGTGTTGGGCGTCGTCTTTCGCGGCTCGTTTTGCCGCTGGCTGTGCCCCTACGGGGCGTTGCTCGGGCTTTTGGCCAAAATCGGCCCAACGTCCCTGGTGCGTGACCCAGAGCGTTGCACGGGCTGCGGTCGTTGCCGCAAGGTCTGCCCCATGGATCTGCCCATAACGGCCGGGCCGCGCCCCATGGAGTGCAGCGGCTGCGCCTCGTGCGTCATTGCCTGTCCCCAAAAGGCCTCGGCCGTGCGTTTCGGCTTCCTGGGGCGGCCCGCGCCGTGGTGGCTCACGGCCGCCGGGGCTTGCGGCGTGTTCGCCCTGGCCTATGTCGCGGCCCATATGGCCGGCACGTGGCGGACACGGCTGCCCGGCGACATGCTGGCCAGGCTGTATGCCATGACCCTTGGCGGGTAA
- a CDS encoding response regulator, with protein MERRLKVLVVDDSKVMRGIIRKMLRADGGTEVLEAAGGRQALDVLAKSPVDCIISDWNMPGMKGIDLLRQVRGDGVLSDTPFVMVTAESLDANMAEASEARVSSYLTKPFTAEELWRTLRGVLSDTAPK; from the coding sequence ATGGAGAGGCGGCTGAAGGTTCTTGTCGTAGACGACTCCAAGGTCATGCGGGGCATCATCCGCAAGATGCTTCGCGCCGACGGCGGGACCGAGGTGCTGGAAGCCGCCGGCGGCCGGCAGGCCTTGGACGTTCTGGCGAAAAGCCCCGTGGACTGCATCATTTCCGACTGGAACATGCCGGGCATGAAGGGCATCGACCTGCTGCGCCAGGTGCGGGGCGACGGCGTGCTGTCCGATACCCCTTTCGTCATGGTCACGGCCGAGTCCCTCGACGCCAACATGGCCGAGGCCAGCGAGGCCCGGGTCAGTTCCTACCTCACCAAGCCGTTCACCGCCGAGGAATTGTGGCGCACGCTACGCGGCGTGCTGTCCGATACCGCGCCGAAGTAA
- a CDS encoding phosphatidylglycerol lysyltransferase domain-containing protein yields MREGFEEISLARREEYLDRLARCPEKVSDYSFGNLWGWAEEYGLSWRFGESHVWILQTKPYEVFWAPVGPWTDVDWSECPCLSQGLDFIRVPERLCAILHEAMPERVTNQEARDHYDYVYNVSDLVELKGNKFHKKKNLLNQFLRTYDYEYKPLTPDCVEETLEMQRQWFSWRDPEESGALLAENQAIMRVLQHWDRIPGLMGGAVRVDGEMIAYTVAEALTPDMLVIHFEKGKPGFKGVYQAISQMFLADAGAGYALVDREQDLGDEGLRKAKLSYNPSLFLKKCTVSVGPKA; encoded by the coding sequence ATGCGAGAGGGTTTCGAGGAAATATCATTGGCCCGCCGGGAAGAATATCTGGACCGTCTGGCCCGTTGTCCCGAAAAGGTGTCGGACTACAGCTTCGGCAACCTGTGGGGCTGGGCCGAGGAATACGGGCTTTCCTGGCGCTTCGGCGAAAGCCATGTGTGGATATTGCAGACCAAACCGTACGAGGTCTTCTGGGCCCCTGTGGGGCCGTGGACGGACGTGGACTGGAGCGAATGCCCCTGCCTGTCCCAGGGGCTCGATTTCATCCGGGTGCCCGAGAGGTTGTGCGCCATTTTGCACGAGGCCATGCCCGAGCGCGTGACCAACCAGGAGGCGCGCGACCATTACGATTACGTCTACAACGTGTCCGATCTTGTCGAGCTCAAGGGCAACAAGTTCCACAAGAAAAAAAATCTGCTCAACCAGTTTCTGCGTACCTACGACTACGAATACAAGCCGCTCACCCCGGATTGTGTGGAAGAGACGCTGGAAATGCAGCGCCAGTGGTTTTCCTGGCGCGACCCCGAGGAATCGGGCGCGCTCCTGGCCGAAAACCAGGCCATCATGCGGGTGCTGCAACACTGGGACCGCATCCCCGGGCTCATGGGCGGGGCCGTGCGCGTGGACGGCGAGATGATCGCCTACACCGTGGCCGAGGCCCTTACCCCGGACATGCTCGTCATCCACTTCGAAAAGGGCAAACCCGGGTTCAAGGGCGTGTACCAGGCCATCAGCCAGATGTTTCTGGCCGACGCCGGGGCCGGCTACGCCCTGGTCGACCGGGAACAGGACCTGGGCGACGAGGGATTGCGCAAGGCCAAGCTCTCGTACAACCCGTCGCTGTTTCTGAAAAAGTGTACGGTATCCGTGGGGCCCAAGGCCTGA
- a CDS encoding MATE family efflux transporter, with the protein MTRQSGFADTGTGFREIWALAWPQILMMFLNFLIGIADVYVGGRIGRETQAAIGLLTQAMFFFQVVAMAVANGAVAAVSQSEGAGKRQRANRYVWLCLLLGVVASLAILILGLAGQSLFLSLLQVPAPLLPTARYFLTVFLWLLPIQSFFNIANALFRAKKLVMVPLYAWGLAAVLNAVGDFGLGLGYWGLPNLGYAGVAWTTFISVTAGMLFNFAALLRVGMLRAAEFPTCRWVRQGIGYLLKVAWPSGLMQIVWQTGYLVLFAITGSLPTGSVDALAGMAAGARVESLLFLPPMAFNFTASILVGNLLGAGRPDLAKRVGYRIVITGVLAVTLMGLALWPFLPDAAAILSPDPQVRIQAVSYLRYNVAAIPFTVSGLILIGAMTGAGATLLTLFVTGSSIWLVRLPLAVYLGHRLLGRAEGVWISMFASQAVQAVACLCVYQFANWARFGMGGGKPRK; encoded by the coding sequence ATGACAAGACAGAGCGGATTTGCGGACACGGGCACCGGATTTCGGGAAATCTGGGCCCTGGCCTGGCCGCAAATCCTTATGATGTTTCTCAATTTCCTGATCGGTATTGCCGATGTCTACGTCGGCGGCCGCATCGGCCGTGAGACCCAGGCCGCCATCGGCCTGCTGACCCAGGCCATGTTTTTTTTCCAGGTGGTGGCCATGGCTGTGGCCAACGGCGCCGTGGCCGCGGTCAGCCAGTCCGAGGGCGCGGGCAAGCGCCAGCGGGCCAACCGCTATGTCTGGCTGTGCCTGCTGCTGGGCGTGGTCGCCTCCCTGGCCATTTTGATCCTGGGTCTGGCCGGCCAGTCGCTTTTCCTGTCCCTGCTGCAGGTCCCGGCCCCCCTGCTGCCGACAGCCCGCTATTTTCTGACGGTTTTTTTGTGGCTTTTGCCCATCCAGTCCTTTTTCAACATCGCCAATGCCCTGTTCCGGGCCAAAAAGCTGGTCATGGTGCCGCTTTACGCCTGGGGATTGGCCGCCGTGCTCAATGCCGTCGGCGATTTCGGGCTGGGGCTCGGCTATTGGGGCCTGCCGAATCTCGGTTATGCCGGCGTGGCCTGGACGACATTCATTTCGGTCACGGCCGGGATGCTGTTCAATTTCGCGGCGTTGTTGCGGGTGGGGATGCTTCGGGCCGCCGAGTTTCCGACCTGCCGCTGGGTCCGCCAGGGCATCGGCTACCTGCTCAAAGTAGCCTGGCCGTCGGGGCTCATGCAGATCGTGTGGCAGACGGGCTATCTGGTGCTTTTCGCCATTACCGGCTCATTGCCCACGGGCAGCGTCGACGCCCTGGCCGGCATGGCGGCCGGAGCCCGGGTGGAGTCGCTGCTTTTTCTGCCGCCCATGGCCTTTAACTTCACGGCCTCCATACTGGTCGGCAACCTGCTCGGGGCCGGACGGCCGGACCTGGCCAAGCGGGTGGGGTATCGCATCGTCATCACAGGCGTTTTGGCTGTGACGCTCATGGGACTCGCCTTGTGGCCGTTCCTGCCCGATGCGGCGGCCATCCTGTCACCCGATCCCCAGGTGCGGATTCAGGCGGTCTCATATCTCCGTTACAACGTGGCGGCCATTCCCTTTACGGTCAGCGGTCTTATTCTCATCGGGGCCATGACCGGGGCCGGCGCGACGCTGCTGACGCTTTTCGTGACCGGTTCCTCGATCTGGCTCGTGCGGTTGCCGTTGGCCGTGTACTTGGGGCATAGACTCCTTGGCCGGGCCGAGGGCGTGTGGATATCCATGTTTGCCTCCCAGGCTGTGCAGGCCGTGGCCTGCCTGTGCGTGTACCAGTTCGCGAACTGGGCGCGTTTCGGCATGGGTGGCGGCAAACCAAGGAAGTGA
- a CDS encoding LysR family transcriptional regulator — protein MQNIEAVQRLHLWLETKDGMLLGLGRIQLLELVEELGSLNKAAAAMGMSYRAAWGRMKQTETVIGDPLVERTGPKKGFRLTPLGHEIVRMFRAWHSEVEAYAVERARSIFPWSTEPFSEDAPPPGKRS, from the coding sequence ATGCAGAACATCGAGGCCGTGCAGCGACTGCACCTGTGGCTGGAAACCAAGGACGGCATGCTGCTTGGCCTGGGACGTATCCAGCTTCTGGAACTGGTGGAGGAACTGGGCTCGCTCAACAAGGCGGCCGCGGCCATGGGCATGTCCTACCGGGCGGCCTGGGGCCGCATGAAACAGACCGAAACCGTCATCGGCGACCCGCTGGTCGAGCGCACGGGCCCCAAGAAGGGATTTCGCCTCACCCCGCTCGGCCATGAGATCGTCCGCATGTTCCGCGCCTGGCACAGCGAGGTGGAAGCCTACGCCGTGGAACGGGCCAGAAGCATTTTCCCCTGGTCCACGGAGCCCTTTTCCGAAGACGCCCCCCCGCCGGGCAAGCGCTCCTGA
- a CDS encoding ABC transporter permease, translating into MFFSLRIAIKSLTTHKMRTILAMLGVFLGALALTGVLHISLAMERKAVLETEKLGPNLLMAMSGNVRFRRGDIRSDAGNTKLKLPDAMALLRGLPSVVGGVPYLAFTSPIRAGDKKTMCQIVATWPAYPAIRGNHPQYGHFFDQDDENDKALVCALGPTIATRLFGSPEAAVGQTVYIFRARLRVVGVMEEKGSDVSGTNQDEQIFVPLSTYMRRMSNKNYIHGVYMQLAEGTDFEAAKATAQYILRRRHDIKTEKGQADDFRVLTARDTMQLKQQALDLVQTLGYISSSLSFAIGGLGILSIMILLVRARRLEIGIRRAVGARRRDIIRQFLIESGAMSAVGGTAGTAAALLLLAVIYRLGQFPSVYNAWLIGTSLFGSAALGLVAGAYPAWSAANVEVLQVLRDE; encoded by the coding sequence GTGTTTTTTAGCCTGCGCATCGCGATCAAGTCGCTCACCACCCACAAGATGCGCACCATCCTGGCCATGCTGGGGGTGTTTCTGGGGGCGCTGGCCTTAACCGGCGTGCTCCATATCTCGCTGGCCATGGAACGCAAGGCCGTGCTGGAAACCGAAAAGCTCGGCCCCAACCTGCTTATGGCCATGAGCGGCAACGTCCGCTTCCGACGCGGGGACATCCGGTCAGACGCCGGCAATACCAAACTGAAGCTGCCCGATGCCATGGCGCTTTTGCGCGGCCTGCCCTCGGTCGTCGGCGGCGTGCCCTACCTGGCCTTCACCTCGCCCATCCGGGCCGGGGACAAAAAAACCATGTGCCAGATCGTGGCCACCTGGCCGGCCTACCCGGCCATTCGCGGCAACCATCCGCAATACGGCCACTTCTTCGACCAGGACGACGAGAACGACAAGGCCCTCGTGTGCGCCCTGGGGCCGACCATCGCCACGCGACTTTTCGGTTCGCCCGAGGCGGCCGTGGGCCAGACGGTCTATATTTTCCGGGCGCGGCTTCGGGTGGTCGGGGTGATGGAGGAAAAAGGCTCGGACGTTTCCGGCACCAACCAGGACGAGCAGATTTTCGTGCCGCTTTCCACCTACATGCGCCGCATGTCCAACAAGAACTACATCCACGGCGTCTATATGCAGCTGGCCGAGGGCACGGATTTCGAGGCGGCCAAGGCCACGGCGCAATATATCCTGCGCCGCCGCCACGACATCAAGACGGAAAAGGGCCAAGCCGACGATTTCCGGGTGCTCACCGCCCGCGACACCATGCAGCTCAAACAGCAGGCCCTGGATCTGGTCCAGACGCTCGGCTACATCAGCTCGTCGCTGTCCTTCGCCATCGGCGGACTCGGCATCCTGTCCATCATGATCCTGCTCGTGCGGGCCAGACGCCTGGAGATCGGCATCCGGCGGGCCGTGGGGGCGCGACGGCGGGACATCATCCGCCAGTTCCTCATCGAATCCGGGGCCATGTCGGCAGTCGGCGGCACGGCGGGCACGGCGGCGGCGCTGCTCCTTCTGGCGGTCATCTACCGGCTCGGGCAGTTCCCGAGCGTCTACAACGCCTGGCTCATCGGCACGTCGCTTTTCGGCTCGGCCGCCCTGGGACTGGTCGCCGGCGCGTACCCGGCCTGGAGCGCGGCCAATGTGGAGGTGTTGCAGGTGTTACGGGATGAGTAG
- the chrA gene encoding chromate efflux transporter produces the protein MGEFLKLFGLFFRVGSTNFGGPAIIPYLRAEVLKRGIIDSRRFGRGVALTEILPGSTILQLSGYIGQEYKGVTGAVVAFAGMAMPSFLMMLGLTWLYVAYHSLEIVKAVLACMDAVIIVVILQAARMSFAVSIKNWRAAALAAIGFALFMFKISSLIVLGGCAVLALFVLPRPKAQDAGEDVEKFPTHLIVKIIVLCLAMAGAAVGAFLWEPRMGQLAVYMIKASLLSFGGGFATIPIFLEDIVHTSHWLTETQLMAGIMLGQVTPGPVVITATFIGYLMHGLLGACLATLCILGPSFILVVAIGPVFGSVGNNPWVRKGVTGVLAGFIGMLGSVAIFLGQEVHWNWPTGVTLGLSALLMLWKKPSVIWLILMGVAIAVGDFYLLR, from the coding sequence ATGGGTGAGTTCCTCAAGCTCTTTGGCCTCTTTTTCCGGGTGGGATCGACCAATTTCGGCGGCCCGGCCATTATTCCCTACCTGCGGGCCGAGGTCCTAAAACGCGGCATCATCGACTCGCGGCGTTTCGGCCGGGGCGTGGCCCTGACGGAGATCCTGCCCGGCTCCACCATTCTCCAGCTCTCCGGGTACATCGGCCAGGAGTACAAGGGCGTCACCGGGGCCGTGGTGGCCTTTGCCGGCATGGCCATGCCGAGCTTTCTGATGATGCTCGGCCTTACCTGGCTGTACGTGGCCTATCACAGCCTGGAGATCGTCAAGGCGGTGCTGGCCTGCATGGACGCGGTGATCATCGTGGTCATCCTCCAGGCGGCGCGCATGTCGTTTGCGGTGAGCATCAAGAACTGGCGCGCGGCGGCCCTGGCCGCCATCGGGTTCGCGCTGTTCATGTTCAAGATTTCCTCGCTGATCGTGCTTGGCGGCTGCGCCGTGCTGGCGCTTTTCGTGCTGCCGCGGCCGAAGGCCCAGGACGCCGGCGAGGATGTGGAGAAGTTCCCCACCCATCTGATCGTGAAGATCATCGTGTTGTGCCTGGCCATGGCCGGTGCGGCCGTGGGGGCCTTTTTGTGGGAGCCCCGCATGGGGCAGCTGGCCGTGTACATGATCAAAGCGTCGCTGCTGTCTTTTGGCGGCGGGTTCGCCACCATCCCGATCTTCCTGGAAGACATCGTGCACACCAGCCACTGGCTGACCGAAACCCAGCTCATGGCCGGCATCATGCTCGGGCAGGTGACGCCCGGGCCGGTGGTCATTACCGCGACCTTTATCGGCTACCTGATGCACGGGCTTTTGGGCGCGTGTCTGGCCACGTTGTGCATTCTTGGCCCGTCGTTCATCCTGGTCGTGGCCATCGGGCCGGTCTTCGGCTCCGTGGGGAACAATCCCTGGGTGCGAAAGGGGGTGACCGGCGTGCTGGCGGGGTTTATCGGCATGCTGGGCAGCGTGGCCATCTTCCTGGGCCAGGAAGTGCACTGGAACTGGCCGACCGGGGTGACGCTGGGGCTCTCGGCGTTGCTGATGCTCTGGAAAAAGCCGTCGGTGATCTGGCTCATCCTCATGGGTGTGGCCATCGCGGTGGGGGACTTTTATTTGCTGCGGTAG